AGCAATACCTCACTTTCTGTTAAATTTCAAACAATTATAAATTTACAGATTTATTTTAACACATTGTACATAAAATGTCACTAAAAAAATGGAAAATATTGGAAAAAGATTGTGCATATAGCAAAAAAGCAATACCTCACTTTCTGTTAAATTTCAAACAATTATAAATTTACAGATTTATTTTAACACATTGTACATAAAATGTCACTAAAAAAATGGAAAATATTGGAAAAAGATTGTGCATATAGCAAAAAATATATAACTTATACATTGACAATACATTACATAAGTTATATAATATATATACAGTAAATAAAATATTTCATTTACACTTACTCACCGTGAGGACAGAAAGGAGTGAGAAAAGGACGGAAAACTACACGGTTATAATAATCTTTCTGATGATGTTGTTTTTACCTGTTTGGTGGAAGTGGCTACACAGAAAGAGACGAAAGGAGCTTTTGGAGATTATGAGTGAACAGAACAGACAGGAAGAAGCCGCAAGGAATGACCGTCAGCGTTTAGAGCAACAAGCCGTAGAGAGCCGCCAGTTATCCGAGCGAGCCTTAGCAGAAGAACGCCAGCGGCAGGAAATACGCCGTATGCAGGACGAGCAACGCCGACAGGACAGCCAGCGGCAGGAAGAACAGCGCAGACAGGACGAGCAACGCCGCCAAGAGGAAAGGCGCAGACAGGAGCAGAGGGCACAGGAAGAACGCCGTAAGCAGGAAAGACAGCAGAGAGAGGACAGCCAGCGGCAGGAACAGGAGCCAGCGAGGGAAGAACGTCTGAAAGAGGAAACACGGCGCAAGGAAGAAAACAGCCAGCGCAAGGACGATAAGACCCCACAGAGCCAAGAATTAAGGGATTTAGCCAATACAGAAGATAAATATATGCGGCTTGTAAAATCGGGCTATTATGACGAAAAGAGAGCCGAGAAAGCCGCAGAAAAGACAGAGGGCGGCAATGGCATGGAACAGATGAAAAAAGCACCAACAAAAGGTGGGTTTTCCGAAAGGAGAGAGGCTTTGAAAACAAAAGTGCAGGACGCATTGAGAAAACAGGAACACAGTAAAACGCATGATATAGGGCATAGCAGATAGGAGGGTTTATGGACGGAAACGATTTAGGAATGATAGCAAGGGTATTTATGTTCCTGCTAAAAGGCTTAAAATATGTGCTTAAACTGGTATGGTTTACTGGTCTGTGGTGGTTTTGTGTTCCACTTGTTGTAGGGATTGGATATGAGGAAATAACAGGAACGTTCATACAAAATAATCAGATTATGGACGGTATTTTCACTATTTTGTGGTATGCTTGTTATGTTTTATGCCCATTAAATTTTCTTCAAAATATCATTCGTATGGTAAAAAAAGACCGCAAATTCAGCTTTTTAGAGCTTCTTTTGCATAATAGACAGAAGAAAGGTTTTGAAGCGAAGCTGGGCGGTGATACGGTAGCACTGAAAACAGCAAAAGACCTTTCGGGTGTTGTGTTCGGCAAGAGTAATGGAAAATATGCGACCATGCCCGAAAGCACAGACGGACATATTTTGATTGTTGGTGGAGCTGGTAGCGGAAAAACAGCCGCTGTTGCAATCCCTACGCTGATGAGCTGGAAAGAAAGAGTTTTTGCAATCGACATTAAGGGCGAGTTGTACGAAAAAACGAAGAAAGCAAGGGGAGAAGCTACAATAAAGGTATTTAATCCGACAGACAGAAACGCCTACGGATATGACCCATTCTATATGCTGAAAACGGCTGATGATATATCCAGTGCCGCCCGACAGCTTGCAATGTCCATTATTCCGTTGCCAGCAGATGTAAAAGACCCGTTTTGGATAAAGAACGCACAAAATATGCTCACTGGTTTTCTGATTTATTTGCAATGGCTGGGAGAAAGTTTTTCCAGCAGTATGCAAATTATAAAGGGTACTCCGACAAAGGAACTGATAGAGCAGATCGTAGCAGACACCAACGATAAGGCAAAAATGGAAATCATGCAGTTTAGCGGCATGGACGATAAGACACTTTCGGGAGTTTTTGCGGAGCTTTCAAACCATATCACGGTATTTGCAACGAGTGACGATTTACAACGGGCATTGTCGGGAGAGGGACGCAGTATCACGCCAGCAGACATTGAGGGTGGATATGACATTTTCTGCTGTATTCCAGAGCATAAGCTGGAAGAATGGAAAGACCTTTTAGGTATGATGTGTAATCAGTTCTTAAAATCCTTTGAGCGCAGGGGAGAGGGCAATAAGACACCTATTCTGTTTCTGATAGACGAGTTCCCAAGACTGGGAAAAATAGAAGCCATCAGTAATGGACTGGCAACTTTGCGAAGTAAGAAAATACATATTGCGCTTATCATTCAGAGCAAGAGCCAGCTTAACGCAATCTATGGAAAAGATGTTGCGGAAGTCATAGCTGACAACTGTTCATATAAGGCAATACTGAAAGCCAGCGAACCCGAAACGCAGGAATGGTGTTCTAAGCTGGTCGGCACTTATGATAAGAAAAAGGTTTCCAGCAATTACAACGCCGATATACTGGGTGTTGGAAAGGGACAGGGGACAAGCTCCAGCACAGAGGAAAAGCGTATTATCAAACCCGAAGAATTTGCCTATTTGAAAGATGTTGTGTGCGTGTTCCCGAATGGTTATAAGAGGTTACAGAAAGCAAACTATTATGAAGATAAGACATTCACGGATAGAATGTAGGAAAGGAGAAACTATGAACGAAAACAACGCAAATTTATGTGAAATGGAACAGGAAATTTTTCAAATAAAAGATAAGTATAAACCTTATTTTGAATTAGAAAAAGAGAACAGAAGATTAAAGATAGAACGCTTAGAAATGTTGCATACCGCAGAGAAATTTTTGTTTGCTCTTATCGCAGCTCTCTTAGTAGATTTACTTAACAAAATGATATTTTAAGATTAGGAAATGCAAAAAAGAACGCCATACTCTGTAAGGCGTTCTTTTTTACTCATTGGCGTAGATATAAAGTGCCGTCTGTAAGCGTGTTAGTGCAAAGAAAATGACAATATATCCGACAACATATATGGTTTTTGTAGTATGAAAAATGGCTTGCCAGCTATCCGCAGAAATCAACTTGTAAATCTGCCAAACAAGGAAAAGAATAGGGATAACTGCAAGAGTATAGATTGTTAGAAACAGAGGAAATATTTTTGTGAGTACGGTTGCAAAAAATAGTAGAATTTTCGG
This DNA window, taken from Anaerotignum faecicola, encodes the following:
- a CDS encoding type IV secretory system conjugative DNA transfer family protein — protein: MVKKDRKFSFLELLLHNRQKKGFEAKLGGDTVALKTAKDLSGVVFGKSNGKYATMPESTDGHILIVGGAGSGKTAAVAIPTLMSWKERVFAIDIKGELYEKTKKARGEATIKVFNPTDRNAYGYDPFYMLKTADDISSAARQLAMSIIPLPADVKDPFWIKNAQNMLTGFLIYLQWLGESFSSSMQIIKGTPTKELIEQIVADTNDKAKMEIMQFSGMDDKTLSGVFAELSNHITVFATSDDLQRALSGEGRSITPADIEGGYDIFCCIPEHKLEEWKDLLGMMCNQFLKSFERRGEGNKTPILFLIDEFPRLGKIEAISNGLATLRSKKIHIALIIQSKSQLNAIYGKDVAEVIADNCSYKAILKASEPETQEWCSKLVGTYDKKKVSSNYNADILGVGKGQGTSSSTEEKRIIKPEEFAYLKDVVCVFPNGYKRLQKANYYEDKTFTDRM